A single Halarcobacter anaerophilus DNA region contains:
- a CDS encoding DUF3373 family protein, translating to MKRSIIALSAIAAMWSSSFASTISQEDLMKQIEALKAQISALESKVGATESTSKANKESLEKMMKGETPVTVSDERFKKLEKKVSRIDRTAKAAKIQSAGDNIKWDVDFRTRVDNIQYKHSDGSKSRNSNLMTNRLWLGMAYKPDDNSIFHGLLSYNKAFGDSADHSQSNTNPGYADFDWVTNENALDNELKVKEAYWLYTDKTLFGADIPWTVSVGRRPSTDGLGINVRDDQKRKSPLSHLVNVEFDGFSFKMDTEKVTGFTGSWFKICGGRGLTNATPRFDMFGDAYSKDDTKNEDVDMLGFIAVPYDDGQYSVHMQYAHAWNLIGFDETSYNQFMGAYQNYQTTYNSYKTGSATLSSLNDAAFSLNAASPSFKDVGDMDMATVLFKVDGIGDGISDYLDDTKFFTSFAMTRTNPSGTSGGMLGSDESKTGYSYWLGVDAPCLLTPDTARIGLEFNHGSQYWRPMTYGEDTFAGSKIATRGDAWEVYRNQKITNSLSWHLSYLYMKYDYTGSNSFFGYDGKPFDIEDVPSAIEKAQSITAYVRYRF from the coding sequence GCTTTAAAAGCTCAAATCTCAGCATTGGAGAGTAAAGTAGGTGCTACGGAATCTACATCAAAAGCAAATAAAGAATCATTAGAAAAAATGATGAAAGGTGAAACACCTGTTACTGTTAGCGATGAAAGATTCAAAAAGTTAGAGAAAAAAGTTAGTCGAATTGACAGAACTGCAAAAGCTGCTAAAATTCAAAGTGCAGGTGACAATATTAAATGGGATGTCGACTTTAGAACACGAGTTGATAATATCCAATATAAACATTCAGATGGTTCAAAATCTAGAAATAGTAACCTTATGACAAACAGACTTTGGTTAGGTATGGCTTATAAACCTGATGATAATTCAATTTTCCACGGTTTATTATCATATAATAAAGCGTTTGGTGATAGTGCTGATCATAGCCAATCTAATACGAATCCAGGATATGCAGACTTTGACTGGGTTACAAATGAGAATGCTTTAGATAATGAACTTAAAGTTAAAGAAGCTTATTGGTTATATACAGATAAAACTCTATTTGGTGCAGATATTCCTTGGACAGTATCAGTCGGGAGAAGACCTTCAACAGATGGACTGGGTATTAATGTAAGAGACGATCAAAAAAGAAAATCTCCATTATCACACCTTGTAAATGTAGAGTTTGATGGATTCTCATTTAAAATGGATACAGAAAAAGTTACTGGATTTACAGGTTCTTGGTTTAAAATTTGTGGAGGTAGAGGTCTTACAAATGCAACTCCTAGATTTGATATGTTTGGAGACGCATACTCAAAAGACGATACTAAAAATGAAGATGTTGATATGTTAGGATTTATTGCCGTTCCATATGATGACGGTCAATACTCTGTTCATATGCAATATGCTCATGCATGGAACTTAATTGGATTTGACGAAACATCTTACAACCAGTTTATGGGAGCATATCAAAACTATCAAACTACTTATAATAGTTATAAAACTGGTAGTGCCACACTTTCAAGTCTGAACGATGCTGCTTTCAGTCTAAATGCAGCAAGTCCATCATTTAAGGATGTTGGAGATATGGATATGGCAACTGTCTTATTTAAAGTTGACGGTATAGGTGACGGTATTTCTGATTATTTAGATGATACAAAATTCTTTACTTCATTTGCTATGACAAGAACAAACCCAAGTGGTACATCAGGAGGAATGTTAGGTTCAGATGAGTCAAAAACAGGTTACTCTTACTGGTTAGGGGTAGATGCTCCATGTCTTTTAACACCGGATACAGCAAGAATCGGTCTTGAATTTAACCACGGTTCTCAATATTGGAGACCTATGACATACGGTGAAGATACTTTTGCAGGAAGTAAAATTGCTACAAGAGGTGATGCTTGGGAAGTTTATAGAAACCAAAAAATTACTAATTCTTTAAGTTGGCATTTAAGTTACCTATATATGAAATATGATTATACAGGAAGTAACTCATTCTTTGGATATGATGGTAAACCTTTCGATATAGAAGATGTACCAAGTGCTATTGAAAAAGCACAAAGTATTACAGCATACGTAAGATATAGATTCTAA